The Dehalococcoidia bacterium genome segment GCGACTTCATGGTGAACAAGTGCACCAAAGCATATGTGAGACAGATGGAGCATGACGAGCAAGGATATTCCCCGGAGATATGGAAAGAGATGGCCGATATGGGCTGGATTGGACTGGTCTTTCCCGAGGAATATGATGGCGGAGACCTGAAATTCCTCGATCTGGCAGTGCTCCTGGAGGAAATGGGACGCGGCTGCCTGCCAGGACCTTACTTCTCCACGGTGGTCTTGGGAGGAATGACGATTCTGGATACGGGCACCCAAGAGCAAAAGAAGAAGCTTCTACCCCAGATTTCCCAGGGGAAACTCATTCTCACCCTGGCGTTGGTTGAGCCCAGCGAAACCCTGACCCCCGATGGAATCAGCACAACGGCATCGGCTCAAGGAAACGATTACGTGATCAATGGCACCAAGCTCTATGTATCCGATTTCAATGTGGCCGACTACGTAATCTGCGTTGCCAGAACCAAGGACGGCACTTCCAAAGAAGGCATCACCCTCTTTCTGGTAGACGCCAAGAGCCCCGGGATCAGCCATACCATGCTTCACTCAATCGCCTCCGACAAACAGGCCGAGGTGGTTTTCAACAACGTCAAGGTACCCCGCGAGAATATCCTGGGAGAACTGGATAAGGGCTGGGACCAAGTCGAAAAGATCATCTCTCGAGGCGCCGTGGGCAAGTGCGCCGACATGCTGGGCGGATGCCAACAAACCTTGGAAATGACGGTTCAGTATGCCAAGGATCGCATCCAGTTCGGTCGTCCCATCGGCAGTTTCCAGGCCATTCAACACCAGTGCGCCAATGTGGCAACCTTTGTGGAGGGTTCACAGAACATCACCTACCAGGCAGCATGGATGTTGAGCGAAGGGTTGCCCTGCCAAACGGAGGTCTCCCTGGCCAAAGCCTGGGTCACCGACACCACTCGAAAAGTAACCACCATAGCCCACCAGGTTCATGGCGCCATCGGCTTCACCAAAGACCACGATCTGCAATTGTACACCAGAAGAGCAGAGGTATCCGAACTGGCCTTTGGCGATGTCGCCTTCCACCGCGAGAAGGTGGCCGCAGGGATGGGTCTTTAGCCGGAGCGATAACAAAGCTTTATCGAACGAGCGGGGGAGCCTGAATCAGGCTCCCCTTTTCAATTAACATCAGTATCCCAGAGAGTGCAGAGAGTCGTCTCTGCCGGGGGTTTGGAGAGCCTGTCCTGAGCTTGCCGAAGGATGTCCCCCAAATTCAAACATTCCCCCAACGATTGGGGGCCAGGGGGTTGAGTTAAACTGTTTTAGCACTCCGCTATAGAGAGACCCTCCATCACTATGAGAACTGCCGATTTCGATTATGATCTACCTCCCGAGCGCATTGCTCAGAGCCCCATTGAGCCGCGAGATAACTCTCGATTGATGGTGCTTCATCGAGAGACCGGCCTGCTGGAGCACCGCCGCTTCTTCGAACTCGTCGACTACCTCAAGCCAGGCGACGTGCTGGTTCT includes the following:
- a CDS encoding acyl-CoA/acyl-ACP dehydrogenase encodes the protein MDFEFSEEQELLRKFARDFMVNKCTKAYVRQMEHDEQGYSPEIWKEMADMGWIGLVFPEEYDGGDLKFLDLAVLLEEMGRGCLPGPYFSTVVLGGMTILDTGTQEQKKKLLPQISQGKLILTLALVEPSETLTPDGISTTASAQGNDYVINGTKLYVSDFNVADYVICVARTKDGTSKEGITLFLVDAKSPGISHTMLHSIASDKQAEVVFNNVKVPRENILGELDKGWDQVEKIISRGAVGKCADMLGGCQQTLEMTVQYAKDRIQFGRPIGSFQAIQHQCANVATFVEGSQNITYQAAWMLSEGLPCQTEVSLAKAWVTDTTRKVTTIAHQVHGAIGFTKDHDLQLYTRRAEVSELAFGDVAFHREKVAAGMGL